In the genome of Arachis stenosperma cultivar V10309 chromosome 6, arast.V10309.gnm1.PFL2, whole genome shotgun sequence, the window ttttattctttagaCTCTCTAATACATATGCTATCTCATGGCTCTCttctataatttttaattttttatttatatttattttgtgataatattaagtagatatataataatttaaaattatttttaaaatttaacatttatagtttcatatatataatatttataattatatatttataataagatcattttttatttttattattttcaaatatttttttatttttttagttaaatattttattctctaACTCGACtagattttatatatatatatatatatatttatattggTGTACAAATGTCTTttgcaaaatattttttattatatataatttattaaaaatatatattgttaAATCCACgagtaaaatatataatattttagttttaatataacaaatttaatatattatttgattttaatgttattatattattataattatttaatatataaaaaattaatatatatatatatattaaaaaaattatcatatattttattatataaaagtagaagttttttatttcaaaaaatataattattttttatttattaggttaattagtatacaaaaaaattataattttaataaatatggGTTTGATTCACATTTTATgttctaaaaaatatttatcatctaaaaataaaaaaataaaatttttatctaaaaaaatgcCTTAAAAAAAGACATGTATAGAATTTTTTAATGAGATAGTacttttttaacttttttcaaataaaatctattttaaatatatataccGTAGCTCTTTATTTTGATAAGGTACAAATATCTACatttaatattttaacaaaaaaacacacaataTAAATATAATCCTTTTTTATATCAATCTATTAAAAATAAGACTCATATTTTTAGATATAAATcatcattttaaataaataaaaaatatctttttttataattacaaaACATGTAAATAAAAACGATTtgatcttttatatatatattggaaaATGTTAGACATTACAGTTAACAACAGAAGGAGGCTTTTCTATTCATGTATAGTAGTGAGTAACACAAGTTCAAGAGCCATAGCACTTAAACAGTACAGTCATACTACtaggttaattttttttactattggATAAAAAAGGGTGTAATTCTTTAATATTAGAAGTTACagtgttttacaaaattttgaaaattataaaatttatagagTAGAAATTGTCggatcaaatttttttaatttataaaaacaaTATATAAGCTGcgtattgtattattttaatattaaattataatttatagtCTATGTATTGTAAATACACAGTCTGCATATTATAAATACAATACATATTTTGTGTATTGTACTTGTACTGATAACACCCTTAAAatactataaaattttattttttgtaacatTAATATAAAGCTCTCTTCGctctttaatattaaaataaaaaatctacaCTACTATGCCAAAAGAATATTAATCATCAAACATGAAAAAAAGGAGATGTGACCTTGCTGTACTTTCTTACTTGCTGTTcttttttccttgaattttttATCTCGACAGGAAAAAAATCGGCCGGGTTGACTCGAATTTTGACTTTGATGAAATTAATCATGTCCTAAATAAATAGGTCAAATCTAAgccttttatttttcataaatttttttataagctTGAATTTAATCTGTTTAAAACCCTGACAAATTTACGAACTTACTCAAAAAATCTATTATGtgaattagaatttaaaacaataaatttaacaaatataaattgacattaaatttattctaaaatttataattcataATTTGTAAAACATAATTCATTTATATATCAATCGTTAATCATATATTATAACCATAGTTTCAATTCATAAATTCTTTTATggaacaaaaaatttataatctTAACTAATTTTGATGAATGATTCTTTTTAGTTTTGTTATGTGTTTAATGTAAGTGAATAGTTAACAtctaaattaagaataatttatttttataaaaaaatattttgacgaGTCGGCTCAACGAGTTTTATAAacttttttaaaagtttatacCTTAACTTTTTTAACTAATAAGTTTTATAAAAAAACCCAAACCTAATCtgaagtacgattttggtccctaaaatataggctaaaatttttttttcgtctCCAATCCTTTTTTCAATACAAAATCGTCTCTAAAATTTAACTTGGTTTTAAAAtcgtattttttatttaaattttaatttttattgtcaAATTACtcgtaataaaaaaattattaaaaaaagaagaataaaaagaggaaaagaacggatgagaaggagaaagagaatcATGGTGGCGGgggaggaaagaagaagaagggggaaGAGAAGGTGGCAATGACGCCCACAAGAGAAGACGGACGTCAACGCCAGCAGATCGGCGAGGAGGACATCCGCCGCGTCGCCGTTTTGTTTATCCTCCTCGCTAGCTCGCATGTCGCCGCTATTTCGCGTCCTCGCTTAGCTCATCGCTGCTCCTCACATGTCGCCGTTGTTCCTCGTATGTCGTCGCTACTCCTTCCTAAGGTTCCAATTCTATTTCtaatttgttgattttgttaattACATTGTTGATTATTCTACTtctgtttttttaattaattacattgttaaatttgttgattttgttaatCACATTATTGTTGActcttattctattttgattgattttattGTTCTTCTGCTTCTGTTTTTTCTACTTCTAATTCTAATTTCATTTTTCTGCTTATGATATTTGCTAGTTAAAATTCTATTGTTGAAATTTTAGTTAAAATGCTATTGAAATTTTAGTTgaagaaaacgaaaaagaaaaacagaTATTGCTacaatagaagaaaagaaaaagaagaatagaaatggaatattttagtaaaaaagaagaagtgtattttaatttgaaggacgttttcaaaatcaaattaaattttaagggcgattttatatgaaaaaaaaaggttaaaaacaaaaaaaattcaacctatattttaagaatcaaaatcatacttaacctttaataaaataagttgAACCACGAATCCTTGTAAAATAGTCTCTCCCACTTTCGCCCGTAGATCTCATAATGGCTTAAGTATTTCGTTTAGTGGATATGATGATGCATGCATGATCTTATCTcagtatatataatataaacgCCTTAAGACTATAtggtagcgtttgttttcagGTACTGAGACAAagactgagagactgagactcagtattgtgtttgttagttcagagactggtactaaaatttctgtctctgtctccaaaatttcagtatttcagtacctccaaaaagtagggatacaggagactgaaatttttagagatggagactaaaactttaataacattttatacctaaaatactttcatttcaattaattaattccaattttaccctttgtgcaaattaaattagagtttcattcttgtttcaattcctATTTCCTATTTTGCACCAAATAGAATACTGAGATTTGTTTCAATCCCTGTCttttagtctctgtctctcagtctctgtctttttgtctctgtctctccaccaaacgctacctatAAGTTGAACTTAGCGCACCATATACTAAGAGTAACTCCAATGATAATTATCTCAAGTTTCTCCCCAGACATAAGGATATTTTTGCCCGTTGGAGTGTGAACTTAAATGAGTTCTTTCACATGGATCGATGAGGAGAGGAACTCTCAGCCTCCAACAAAATTTTGACACGTGGAATGCAtgtcaataaattaaattaaattaaaacatatatatatatatatatatatatatatatatataatgataattgtattgtatacatatatattataacTGTTCCATATTACAtataaatgaattaaaaaatgttacatataaataaattaaaatatatattacataCCTATTATATGtatgttaattaattttgtaaattagtttaattatatttttttatattaagtaattttataaattaatttaaattaattaataattataataattaaatagacaGCAGTATAGATAGTTAAAAGAGAATTTGATTGAACACATATGACAATTTCTCAATGTTTATCATCaactataaaatttaactatattttttttggtattaagtaattttataaattaatgtaATCTCGAATTATATATAgtgtattattgttatatattattttttttaatattaatatcttttaatagtgaattatttttgaatttataaatttaaataatattattgaaaaaaaataactatattaattttaactattttaattaattaattaagtggaaCCACAACAGAGACTAAAGTTAGTTCCTCCTAACGGAGAAGAGAGAGATGttttgagttcctatttacTGTTTATGATGCAAAAACTAATGTGgaattactttttataataGATGAGCCATAAATAAAAACTGGGATGAGTTTCCTACTAGAAATGGTCTAAAATAATCTAGCAGTATATCTGAACAGTAAGATAGCCCCATCCATCACAATTCAAATCTATAACATTGAGTTACTTTAATCAATAATGTTATCCCAATAATTGGGTTGGACAATTACAAGTATTAACTAACAAAAATAGAGATATGTATACACCTATAATACACAGATAAAGGGGACATATACAATATAAAACACAGcgacaaattttaaaattttatcagACACGGAAAGATccatatttataaaatatattttttagataaattataataatattttaatattttattaatattaaaatataaattaattatttaattatttttaatattttattttaattatataaaatatttaaaatattttttattttaataaaaaataatatatattatttataaatttatttcaaaaatacatattaagaataaaattatacagACTAACACGTAATAATATTTAAGTATATCAAAGTATATtcaaaaaagaattttttattttttattaagacacggtTAGACACAATAGACACTCAGTGTCGGACGAATGTCAATGAATATCATATCCAAAATGTGTCTGACACGTAAAGACAGCAACTCGGGAAAATGTTCGTATTTTATAAGTATACACCAAAAATCAGTATCAAATCAGTTAACCGTATAAATTACATATTAAATAaaaagtatatattaaaataagttaaatataacacacacacacacatatatatatatatatatatatatatatatatatatatatatatatatatatatatatataacaagtatTTGGTTTCTCTGCTTAGCTTTTATGTAGTTGTATATTTTAGTAGTTGGGTAATTAATTGGTGCATCATGGCATTGTCCTAAAAATTAATggagtttatttatttatggaTTCATATAATTTCTCCAACAAGAGTACACCTGGAGGAAGATCACATTCACGATCATATTATATACAAAGTTTCTTTCATTCACAATCACACCACTTTTCTATGTAAGGAATTTCAAgggtttcttttcttttttttccacCCCAAGAAAATAATACTGAATAGTGAGTGAAAAAGGGTAAAAAGGGTCATCCATTTTGTTTTTGTCATCTTGTGTGTGGGGGACTCACATGGCCAAGTTTTGAAGGAACAcattttgtttttctcttctccCAAAGATGATAGGCATAGTGTAGTGTACTGCAGCATTTCAAACGGAAAGGGATGAGAAAACAGGAAAGAATTTTTCTACTTTTTGAGCTTTGACATTTTGCATGCAACTCATTCAGGTTTGTTGCAAAATTGATCTAGAAGTAGCAGACAGTTTGGAAAATTTATGGAAGTAGttgacaaataaataataaaaaatctaacTGAGTAGTATTTCTTTGAACACGATATCGATTACTTTGTGCCAACATATTACTCATCCACAATTCGATGTAGTGTGGCCGATCCACACCCTCCAATGATGGATGCAATTTGGGTATGTTTAAGAAGGTGGAGACTCAGGTGCAGTTGTTTTCACAtaaagttgataattaaaaatcatTACATGATAATTTAATCAAACTTGTCAAATCATCTATAAGAGTTCTTGACTATCAACTTCACAAGAAGTTAACCTCATGTGAGTTTCCATTGTTTAAGAAATATTTCTCTAATCTAATTGCAAAACCTGGTCAACTAACTAATCTCTTAAtaaacaagaaggaaaaatcTGAGACCAAAGCACATCTTAGGATCTAATATGAATTTTCGTAACATACCTGTTTATTTTTTCTGTCTATCTGTGGAGCAATCAATCAACATGAGGTCTAGCAGCTTGAAGCATCTCAACAATTAGAGTCTTAATATCCCTAAAAGAAAAACAGACAAAAAAAGAAAGACTTTCAAGTGAATAATAGATTACAACCACCAAAGAAATCTTATTCTCCTGGTTTAATAAtgattgatttttcttttaatacttTAAGAAAAGCCATAAGTCCATGGTATCATGGTAATAAGAGGAAGATCACCCTACTTAGTCATTCCCTTAGACGATTTTATATATACTAGTGTATTAATACGTACTAACATGCCTATTAATCCACTTTTCTATATATGTAATAATGACAAATATGTTGGTCAACATGAAAATTTCTTTACATTCTATCTAAGAAGTTTTTTATTAAAGTCTCAAAAATAACAAAGCATTTTCATGAATTATATATCATGAAGGATattttaaggaaaaaaaatttatgcacCAAACATCCCAATTCCCGTTATATATTACGATCCCAAAAGTATAAAAAAGAGAGGAAATATATAACACATGAAAAGGTTGTTACCGATATAAGACAACACTTATATTCAATCAACTGAAATAATAACCTAGACAAAACAGGCAATACTACCATATCCAATTATCCATCAAAAAGGTTGAAACAAAGCATAGGTTTGCATAAGTAAACTGGTTACTAGAAGAGAGAACTTAATGAACATCTATAATTCTGTACTTTCTGTCTTCTGCACGTCGAGGAAAAGGTACTCTGAGCTTGAAAGTATCACCCTTATAGCCAGCCTATAAAAGAAAAGAACGTAAGACATCTAATGAAGAAGGAAGAAACTTCAAAGGAGATGTAACTGCAAGAGAGGAGATAAAACTCTTGGAACTTTAGAAGGGCCAAATATATCATTAAGAATTTCATTCGTTTAATTAGGTGCATTTTAAAAACTCCTAAACTAAAAAGGTAGCAACCAAGGAATAGTGataaatttaaaagtaaaaataccTTGACATTGAAGCCAACACTATCAACATCTAGCATGTATGCAGATTCCACCTGCAAATGGTCAACTCCGAAAATTAATGCTGAAACATCATCACCTGTTCCCCCATTAGAGGGGAAAATGTAGTAATTTGGAATGCATATTGTTTTTGGaatatgtaattttatttaGCCCTCTAATGGCCCGGCAATTTAGCACCAAGTAATACATTGTTATCCTCGTCGATTTTCTTAGGCATGTTCATTTGCATCCTACCTAACATCATTGTCTCACACCAATATCTTAAAATAGGAATTCTAAATGATGATATCAGGTGAACTAAACTGCGTAATTTCTCGTCGATATCGTATACTGCTTACTGCAGAATGTTCAAGGTTACATACCGGAACTGAGGTCCAGTGCTGCACAATCACTGTTGTATCCTCAGCATGATCTTTGTTCATATGAGACTGATAATAACATGGTTAATCATAGAACAATTAAAGGCTGATTATTTACATGAAAAATATGATGGCCAGTTAAAGATCAATACCGCCACCGGCTTGGAAAACTGAGCTAGGGGATCAACTTTTGCAGCTTTATATTCATCTGGACTGAACTCTGAAGTCAAGCCACAGTTAAATAAAAATGGTGTAACAGATAATTTAACACACAAGATATTTACTTTACGGATAATTTAACACACAAAAAATTTACTTGTGATACAGAAATGGTGGTAGTTTATTCCTGAATCTTCCTATTATTATGGCGAAACATTATGAAGGGCAATAACCAAAGAGAAGACATCaatttttcatctcaaactgAAAGAATtctcaatatatatattttttctcatGCTTATCCTAAAACCAGATAAAAAATCCATGCAATTCCAATCATCCCCCCTATAATACAGAATATGCATTTGGCTTTATTTTATTCGTTTATTCTTTTGCAGGTTGATTGTATTATTAAGTCATGTTCACTAACAGCAGCTAGCTATCCCTCAcagaaccaaaataaaaaagggcTCCCCACTCCATAAGCATCCCGCGATAATGCAGGGTCTGTGGAAGGGCAACACCCAAAGAGTGTAATGTATGCAGTCTAACCTGATAATTAATACTAAGTCTAAAACCCCCTATTGCATGCAAGACTCCAATCATAATGTTAAAGGATacctcctcttttctttttccccaaaccaccaccaccatctaTCTCTCTTGTGAGTTTCAGAATAGCATTAACAGGAAAATAAACCAACAAGAAGGGCATTGTTAGCAAACCTCCTGATCCTAACAAAGCTGTAGCAACACCTGACACATATCTTACAACTTTCGGTTCAATGCGCAGAAAATGGAAGTCCCCAAAGTCAACCTTTAATAAGTGAAATAATAGTGGTTAATTATATAATGATAAGCAGAAAGGAGAAAAGAAATGCAAGAATAGAAGAAAGATGAACAAAGTTACCCAAAATGCATTGGGATGTCTTGCCAAATATGCAGCTCGTACGGCTTCTTTATCGTTTTCAGGTACCTAAATAACATTTTCACGAAAATATTTAGAACCCAGCAGCACAATAACTATGTAACGATTATGTAGCCCAAACCACAAGAATAAAAGCAAATGAAAATATTGAGAAATGAACAGAAGTTATTAACTTACAGAGACAGCATCACCGTGTAAAATGACAACTAGATCAGTCCTATCTTCAGGATCTCTAGGCACCAGCAGTGAACATTTAGGATTTGCAGCCAAGTCCTATAAGATATAGAAAACATGACTCTTTAGCTATGGAAGTAAGCCTTTGATTTGGTAAGAGCTTGAGTCGGGGTGTTCGTTTTGATTTATAGTTGTCAATATGATCATGTGCTTGTTGTGGACATGCTAAATAAGATTGGAAATTGAATTCATAGCCTTGTACAAGCCAAGTTCGAAACAATGTGCTAGATGGTTATATAGACAAGTCATTTTCGAAAACCTCAACTTACATATGGAGTCGTAATCCATCAGAAAATTTTTGgggaaatgaaaagaaaaggaaCCTTCGTATGAACTGCTAAGTCGCTCACTGCTAGTATCGGATATCCATTTGCATCACATGCAAAGTCCACCATCGACCCAGATGGATAACCCTCAAACTTCTGCATGTTAATGATTAGATAAGTAGTGGATATTTGAGTTGTCAGCGAACAAATGATAAAACAAAATTCTATGTCATACTGTAATGAGTAAAAATAGGCCCAATAGCGCAATTAGAAATTTCTCATTAGGAGTAGAATTTACTATAAATTGAGTAGTAGTGATAGAATCAAGGAAGGAAGTATTGAGTGAATTGtatctttctttctttggaATTCCATCAATGGAATTATTCTCTCCCTGTATCTCTCTACCCTAATTGAAGCTTCTCTAATTTCTCTCTAATTGATTAATTCTTCCCTTTTTCTAATTTCTTCCCCTTACACATACATATGAATGTAAAAGTCAGTCAAATTAAGTTTCACTGCTATGCCAAACATGGACTCTCATTATCAATCAGTTTATCAGTGTGATTCAGGTGAGGCAAGTTGTTTACAGTACCTTCTAGTTTTCAGAATCAGAAGAACCTGAATATGTGGGCATGAACAGAATACGAAAACTAAACATCCAAAGAGGGAAAAATCTCTCTCCATGTCTCTCTTATTTAATCGCaatttcattttctgtaaaGCTGTTTTGGCACTTCATCTAGATATAGATATCTCTTTGACAAAGTAGCTTAATTTGAACACAATTACGGTTATGAGTTTTACACTATTATTCAATCACTTAGAACTGTATGTGAAACCTTTGAAATAAGGAAAGCACAATTATGGT includes:
- the LOC130936105 gene encoding uncharacterized protein LOC130936105 translates to MKTMVTPLMKISPFSRPNGIYINKPSSLVPLSPLAPQRNSSSPNSLTFPTLTPTLSVSMAASPQSTAPTASPGGVNINKDDVFQLIQAHQEKAARLPPVEEIRTFLDRSVRGMLSTHSKKFEGYPSGSMVDFACDANGYPILAVSDLAVHTKDLAANPKCSLLVPRDPEDRTDLVVILHGDAVSVPENDKEAVRAAYLARHPNAFWVDFGDFHFLRIEPKVVRYVSGVATALLGSGEFSPDEYKAAKVDPLAQFSKPVASHMNKDHAEDTTVIVQHWTSVPVESAYMLDVDSVGFNVKAGYKGDTFKLRVPFPRRAEDRKDIKTLIVEMLQAARPHVD